A stretch of Gasterosteus aculeatus chromosome 4, fGasAcu3.hap1.1, whole genome shotgun sequence DNA encodes these proteins:
- the adad1 gene encoding adenosine deaminase domain-containing protein 1 isoform X2 produces the protein MSHRSSRGTAFSEMFMKNDPSRPADSHRDPSTLSSPTKDHFSHQGKKTFKRGYASKPPVSSKVLIDKYTEGELDAVSLVHQLSSILEFHLEMKETVTTGNLPGLYFAFCVVIDGVEYKTGIGITKKEARQKAAQLALLDFLPTLESPKFLLPEASDVPPPLPVKEKLSISDMHEKTCSVNLQISNAVRDQLTKQMNSHPEFSPCAGTTAAFIIQTSSGCEAVALGTGNFNAKESASTSGRIVHDSHALVSARRSLMRFLYRHLLMFFSKTANLTEKSVFEQSGSGLLSLKSGITLHLYVNQLPKGAAQIPSQLRLNPLSISAWQFNNEISLHLSVEGKVFSVFSSTFDHSASKVVSMSATDKLTQWQVLGFQGALLSHFIEPVYVHSILVGNVGCSDVRGLKMSVSQRVEGITSQLPMFYCMMTPHISLVPAVASNTSDRGQFTLGINWSEGDSSLEVVDGLAGRAVEQSPFKSSPSLASRLCKAAMLHRFKLVAKEARRLDLLATSSYREAKRMAKPYQEAKNVLRAHLLQQGFGPWLEKHSVSDNFNM, from the exons ATGTCTCATCGAAGTTCCAGAGGAACAGCTTTCTCTGAAATGTTCATGAAGAACGATCCATCTCGACCGGCTGACTCTCACAGAGATCCATCGACCTTGAGTTCTCCCACCAAAGACCATTTCTCCCATCAagggaaaaaaacgtttaaacGTG GCTATGCTTCCAAGCCACCAGTTTCATCCAAAGTTCTGATTGACAAATACACTGAAGGCGAGTTGGACGCTGTGTCTTTGGTCCATCAGCTCAGCAGCATTTTGGAGTTCCACCTGGAAATGAAGGAGACGGTGACCACAG GCAACCTACCAGgactttattttgcattttgtgtggTCATTGATGGGGTCGAGTACAAGACCGGCATCGGCATAACGAAGAAGGAAGCTCGCCAGAAAGCAGCGCAGCTCGCTCTGCTGGACTTCCTGCCCACCCTTGAAAGCCCAAAGTTTTTACTCCCTGAAGCATCAG ATGTCCCTCCTCCACTGCCAGTAAAAGAGAAGCTCTCCATTTCTGACATGCATG AAAAGACCTGTTCTGTCAACCTCCAGATTTCAAACGCTGTCCGAGATCAGCTCACTAAACAGATGAACAGCCACCCGGAGTTCTCGCCTTGTGCAGGAACCACAGCGGCGTTCATTATTCAGACCT CCAGCGGTTGCGAGGCGGTCGCTCTGGGCACAGGCAACTTTAATGCCAAAGAGAGCGCTTCGACGAGTGGGAGAATCGTGCACGACTCCCACGCGCTGGTTAGTGCAAGGAGGTCCCTGATGAG GTTTCTGTACCGGCACCTGCTGATGTTCTTCAGCAAAACCGCCAATCTGACCGAGAAGTCCGTCTTTGAGCAGAGCGGCAGCGGCCTCCTCAGCCTGAAGAGCGGCATCACGCTCCACCTCTATGTGAACCAACTGCCGAAGGGCGCCGCTCAGATCCCGTCccagct GCGCCTCAACCCGCTCTCCATCTCGGCGTGGCAATTCAACAACGAGATCAGCCTACACCTGTCGGTGGAGGGAAAG GTGTTCTCGGTTTTCTCGTCGACCTTTGATCACTCCGCCTCCAAGGTGGTCAGCATGTCCGCCACGGACAAACTCACCCAGTGGCAGGTGCTCGGGTTCCAGGGGGCCTTGCTCAGCCACTTCATCGAGCCCGTCTATGTCCATAGCATCCTCGTTG GCAACGTCGGCTGCAGTGACGTCCGTGGCTTGAAGATGTCCGTGAGCCAGCGCGTGGAGGGCATCACCTCCCAGCTGCCCATGTTCTACTGCATGATGACGCCCCACATCAGCCTGGTTCCCGCCGTGGCCTCCAACACCTCCGACAGGGGCCAGTTCACCCTCGGTATCAACTGGAGCGAAGGAGACAGCTCCCTGGAGGTGGTCGACGGCCTGGCGGGAAGGGCCGTTGAGCA GTCTCCCTTTAAGAGCAGCCCTTCTCTGGCCAGCCGCCTCTGCAAAGCGGCGATGCTGCACCGCTTCAAGTTGGTGGCCAAAGAGGCCCGGAGGCTGGACCTGCTGGCCACGAGCTCCTACAGAGAAGCCAAG CGGATGGCGAAGCCGTACCAGGAGGCCAAGAACGTGCTGCGTGCGCATCTGCTGCAGCAGGGCTTCGGCCCGTGGCTGGAGAAGCATTCTGTTAGCGATAACTTCAACATGTGA
- the adad1 gene encoding adenosine deaminase domain-containing protein 1 isoform X1, which yields MSHRSSRGTAFSEMFMKNDPSRPADSHRDPSTLSSPTKDHFSHQGKKTFKRGYASKPPVSSKVLIDKYTEGELDAVSLVHQLSSILEFHLEMKETVTTGNLPGLYFAFCVVIDGVEYKTGIGITKKEARQKAAQLALLDFLPTLESPKFLLPEASDVPPPLPVKEKLSISDMHEKTCSVNLQISNAVRDQLTKQMNSHPEFSPCAGTTAAFIIQTSSGCEAVALGTGNFNAKESASTSGRIVHDSHALVSARRSLMRFLYRHLLMFFSKTANLTEKSVFEQSGSGLLSLKSGITLHLYVNQLPKGAAQIPSQLRLNPLSISAWQFNNEISLHLSVEGKVFSVFSSTFDHSASKVVSMSATDKLTQWQVLGFQGALLSHFIEPVYVHSILVGNVGCSDVRGLKMSVSQRVEGITSQLPMFYCMMTPHISLVPAVASNTSDRGQFTLGINWSEGDSSLEVVDGLAGRAVEQSPFKSSPSLASRLCKAAMLHRFKLVAKEARRLDLLATSSYREAKFVSNCDTLDEILAGRCGAGIARACRKTARFAGSSPGCPMSHVVVSLSKTPDP from the exons ATGTCTCATCGAAGTTCCAGAGGAACAGCTTTCTCTGAAATGTTCATGAAGAACGATCCATCTCGACCGGCTGACTCTCACAGAGATCCATCGACCTTGAGTTCTCCCACCAAAGACCATTTCTCCCATCAagggaaaaaaacgtttaaacGTG GCTATGCTTCCAAGCCACCAGTTTCATCCAAAGTTCTGATTGACAAATACACTGAAGGCGAGTTGGACGCTGTGTCTTTGGTCCATCAGCTCAGCAGCATTTTGGAGTTCCACCTGGAAATGAAGGAGACGGTGACCACAG GCAACCTACCAGgactttattttgcattttgtgtggTCATTGATGGGGTCGAGTACAAGACCGGCATCGGCATAACGAAGAAGGAAGCTCGCCAGAAAGCAGCGCAGCTCGCTCTGCTGGACTTCCTGCCCACCCTTGAAAGCCCAAAGTTTTTACTCCCTGAAGCATCAG ATGTCCCTCCTCCACTGCCAGTAAAAGAGAAGCTCTCCATTTCTGACATGCATG AAAAGACCTGTTCTGTCAACCTCCAGATTTCAAACGCTGTCCGAGATCAGCTCACTAAACAGATGAACAGCCACCCGGAGTTCTCGCCTTGTGCAGGAACCACAGCGGCGTTCATTATTCAGACCT CCAGCGGTTGCGAGGCGGTCGCTCTGGGCACAGGCAACTTTAATGCCAAAGAGAGCGCTTCGACGAGTGGGAGAATCGTGCACGACTCCCACGCGCTGGTTAGTGCAAGGAGGTCCCTGATGAG GTTTCTGTACCGGCACCTGCTGATGTTCTTCAGCAAAACCGCCAATCTGACCGAGAAGTCCGTCTTTGAGCAGAGCGGCAGCGGCCTCCTCAGCCTGAAGAGCGGCATCACGCTCCACCTCTATGTGAACCAACTGCCGAAGGGCGCCGCTCAGATCCCGTCccagct GCGCCTCAACCCGCTCTCCATCTCGGCGTGGCAATTCAACAACGAGATCAGCCTACACCTGTCGGTGGAGGGAAAG GTGTTCTCGGTTTTCTCGTCGACCTTTGATCACTCCGCCTCCAAGGTGGTCAGCATGTCCGCCACGGACAAACTCACCCAGTGGCAGGTGCTCGGGTTCCAGGGGGCCTTGCTCAGCCACTTCATCGAGCCCGTCTATGTCCATAGCATCCTCGTTG GCAACGTCGGCTGCAGTGACGTCCGTGGCTTGAAGATGTCCGTGAGCCAGCGCGTGGAGGGCATCACCTCCCAGCTGCCCATGTTCTACTGCATGATGACGCCCCACATCAGCCTGGTTCCCGCCGTGGCCTCCAACACCTCCGACAGGGGCCAGTTCACCCTCGGTATCAACTGGAGCGAAGGAGACAGCTCCCTGGAGGTGGTCGACGGCCTGGCGGGAAGGGCCGTTGAGCA GTCTCCCTTTAAGAGCAGCCCTTCTCTGGCCAGCCGCCTCTGCAAAGCGGCGATGCTGCACCGCTTCAAGTTGGTGGCCAAAGAGGCCCGGAGGCTGGACCTGCTGGCCACGAGCTCCTACAGAGAAGCCAAG
- the il2 gene encoding interleukin-2 precursor (The RefSeq protein has 1 substitution compared to this genomic sequence), producing the protein MFFFIQMAYWILLSDCLLARSFPLSDFRAITQSHVECRSDSRFYAPSDVTEACITTALDCVMRELNGTVKEECDDSEQDILDAVESLNHVINRRTTAGHARTDSNECTCERWPLASYAVFKKNTLNLLQMTNTMG; encoded by the exons atgtttttttttattcagatggCCTATTGGATACTTCTCTCAGACTGCCTTCTCGCTCGGTCGTTCCCCTTAAGTGACTTCAGGGCCATAACACAGTCGCACGTCGAATGC CGGTCAGATTCGAGGTTCTATGCTCCAAGTGACGTGACG GAGGCGTGCATCACCACGGCGCTGGACTGCGTGATGAGAGAACTCAATGGGACGGTCAAGGAGGAGTGCGACGACTCCGAGCAGGACATACTGGACGCAGTCGAGTCCTTGAATCACGTGATCAACCGCCGGACGACGGCCGGCCAC gcACGGACAGATTCCAACGAGTGCACCTGTGAGAGATGGCCTCTAGCTTCTTACGCTGTGTTTAAGGAAAATACGTTAAATTTACTTCAAATGACAAACACCATGGgttaa
- the LOC100190874 gene encoding interleukin-2-like protein precursor (The RefSeq protein has 2 substitutions compared to this genomic sequence): MEHSLRTALWVFCLFGFLQATPPCYGQGDLGFCFLQQHVKCVNVTFTYPINVQAKCSRDALQVFVQGLNNATTDCQDDQEIIPDTLESLAWKFPTTDSTNCKLQTKESQFEDFVKDLERLVQLINASGDK, from the exons ATGGAGCACAGTCTGAGAACGGCCCTCTGGGTATTTTGCCTCTTTGGCTTTCTTCAAGCAACACCTCCCTGCTACGGACAGGGCGACCTGGGCTTCTGCTTTCTACAACAACACGTCAAATGT GTGAATGTGACGTTCACTTATCCAATCAACGTGCAG GCGAAATGCAGTCGTGACGCGCTGCAAGTCTTCGTGCAGGGACTGAATAACGCCACAACCGACTGTCAAGATGACCAAGAGACAATTCTGGACACTCTGGAGTCCCTGGCCTGGAAGTTCCCCACC ACCGACTCCACAAACTGCAAACTGCAAACCAAGGAGTCACAGTTTGAGGACTTTGTGAAAGACCTCGAAAGACTTGTGCAACTGATCAACGCCTCCGGCGACAAGTGA